The following coding sequences lie in one Candidatus Cloacimonadota bacterium genomic window:
- a CDS encoding chitobiase/beta-hexosaminidase C-terminal domain-containing protein, translated as MKKGLLFFLIILLCIIILLFVLFCRERVEPEPEPVLEPEIAQVVNPVLEPPGGTFTAPQLVSISTTTIDAEIRYTIDGSEPTRESELYSEPINIKTDKVIKARAFKEEWLESDIATGEYIITGTVAAPTIRPPAGTYNSVQNVVIRTATEGAVIRYTLDLTEPTMTSEQYVGPIRVESDICIRAIAFKEGWIESTITSACYQIVLQETVATPVFEVPEGIYTSEQYIRIICETEGATIRQTTDRTTPTVDAHEYVEPILITEDTTIKARAYKEDWIESAVATASYKITGIVAIPTFTPPAGLYAEEQIVVISSATENAVIRYTTDSTTPTANSVIYTEPVMIGEDMVIKARAFKDHWIESEVATAEYRISTAPEMVLIQGGDFNPASSYSVTLSPFYIGKYEITQAEYETVMNSNPSFHVNNANRPVEQISWFDAIEYCNRLSLQEGLTPVYKFGDHGIDPDNWPSNWKAVDTNHDLVNANWLANGYRLPTEMEWMFAAMGGNNSRGYSYSGSNNIEEVAWYRENAGAGLPGGNTNPDYGTKQVGLKNPNELGLYDMSGNVYEWVWDRYGEYPTGYRTNPTGRSSGDFRVRLGGSWAAYEEACSVEVRRRNLPTYSFFSYGFRVARNAE; from the coding sequence ATGAAGAAGGGATTACTATTCTTTCTAATAATTCTGTTATGTATAATAATCTTACTATTTGTTTTATTTTGCAGAGAGAGGGTAGAGCCGGAACCTGAACCGGTCTTAGAACCGGAAATAGCACAGGTAGTTAATCCCGTCTTGGAACCTCCCGGTGGAACTTTTACAGCTCCTCAATTAGTTTCTATCAGTACGACAACGATCGATGCCGAGATCAGATATACGATCGATGGGAGTGAACCAACAAGAGAATCAGAACTCTACAGTGAACCAATAAACATCAAGACCGATAAAGTGATCAAAGCAAGGGCATTTAAAGAAGAATGGCTGGAGAGTGATATTGCTACAGGAGAATATATCATCACAGGGACAGTAGCTGCTCCGACTATCAGACCTCCGGCGGGGACTTATAACAGCGTGCAGAATGTAGTTATCAGAACCGCTACCGAAGGTGCCGTAATTAGATATACATTAGACCTGACTGAACCGACAATGACCTCAGAGCAATATGTAGGACCGATCAGAGTTGAAAGCGATATATGTATCAGAGCAATAGCGTTCAAGGAGGGCTGGATAGAGAGCACGATAACTTCGGCTTGTTATCAGATCGTTCTCCAAGAAACTGTGGCAACACCGGTATTTGAAGTACCGGAAGGTATTTATACCTCGGAACAGTATATTAGGATTATCTGTGAAACCGAGGGTGCAACTATCAGGCAGACTACCGACAGAACGACTCCTACGGTAGATGCCCATGAATATGTGGAACCGATATTGATCACTGAGGATACTACTATTAAAGCAAGGGCTTATAAAGAAGACTGGATCGAAAGTGCTGTAGCGACCGCTTCTTATAAAATTACCGGCATTGTTGCCATTCCGACCTTTACACCACCTGCCGGATTATATGCTGAAGAACAGATAGTAGTTATTAGCAGTGCTACTGAAAATGCTGTTATCAGATATACTACTGACAGTACGACTCCGACAGCGAACTCGGTAATCTATACCGAACCGGTCATGATCGGTGAAGATATGGTCATAAAAGCCAGAGCTTTCAAAGATCATTGGATCGAGAGTGAAGTAGCGACAGCAGAATACAGGATCAGTACTGCTCCAGAAATGGTTCTCATACAAGGGGGAGATTTCAATCCTGCTTCCAGTTATTCGGTAACTCTGTCACCTTTTTATATCGGAAAATATGAGATCACTCAGGCAGAATATGAAACAGTGATGAACAGTAATCCCTCTTTTCATGTAAATAATGCCAACCGACCTGTAGAGCAGATTTCCTGGTTTGATGCGATAGAGTACTGTAACCGCTTGAGCTTGCAAGAAGGTTTGACTCCTGTATATAAATTTGGAGATCATGGAATAGATCCTGATAATTGGCCTTCCAACTGGAAAGCAGTTGACACTAATCACGATCTTGTCAATGCCAATTGGTTGGCAAACGGCTATCGTCTCCCTACGGAAATGGAATGGATGTTTGCTGCTATGGGTGGTAATAACTCACGTGGTTATTCTTATAGCGGGAGCAATAACATCGAAGAGGTGGCATGGTATAGAGAGAATGCCGGTGCCGGATTACCCGGTGGCAATACAAATCCTGATTATGGCACGAAGCAAGTCGGTCTGAAGAACCCTAATGAATTGGGACTCTATGATATGAGCGGTAACGTCTATGAATGGGTCTGGGATAGATATGGAGAATATCCAACCGGTTACAGAACAAATCCGACAGGAAGATCTAGTGGAGATTTTCGTGTCAGACTAGGAGGCAGTTGGGCTGCTTATGAAGAGGCATGTTCAGTAGAAGTGCGGAGGAGGAATCTGCCGACATATAGTTTCTTTAGTTATGGATTTCGCGTAGC